From the genome of Ferroacidibacillus organovorans, one region includes:
- a CDS encoding VWA domain-containing protein: protein MREALTPDGQAFRNLLLFCRALNTLGFQISAQEEEVALQSALLVGFSDPLMLRSALAAALVKSREQMPLFEAAFRQFLLSLRGIKDARLAQNTLTANVARFRQEKHRHPQLFFSSPHGDTSDCAAGEPLSRQVGASVFVADQRKTYVALTTWEREEMARFQQRLAFPKRRSRRVRITRRGKRMELAESIRRSRTASELTELFYSSRKSREKPFILLLDLSGSMAPYTRTLLRFAHVLASCSKHVEVFAFSVVLTRLTRALTLSARDRALSDAYLLAKDAEGGTRLTESLTDFVRGEGKSLLQRDALVWLATDGLFTGSEDAFSNAVQALARRAHPLVWIYPGIIPQSTSDAPRGIAHLRRSAHIAHSAQTFDELADAYLSDLCGD from the coding sequence GTGCGTGAAGCACTTACGCCTGATGGACAGGCGTTTCGCAATCTCCTGCTCTTTTGCCGCGCCTTAAACACGCTCGGGTTTCAGATCAGCGCACAAGAAGAGGAAGTAGCGCTGCAAAGCGCTTTGCTCGTCGGATTTTCCGATCCACTTATGCTGCGCAGCGCCCTCGCGGCGGCGCTTGTCAAATCGCGCGAGCAGATGCCTCTTTTTGAAGCGGCGTTTCGCCAATTTCTCCTGAGTCTGCGCGGAATAAAGGATGCGCGTTTGGCGCAGAACACACTGACAGCAAACGTCGCCCGCTTTCGCCAGGAAAAGCATCGCCATCCACAGCTTTTTTTCTCTTCGCCGCATGGTGACACAAGCGACTGCGCAGCGGGAGAACCGCTGTCGCGCCAGGTCGGGGCGAGTGTGTTTGTGGCGGATCAGCGCAAAACATATGTCGCGCTCACGACGTGGGAGCGAGAAGAGATGGCCCGCTTTCAACAGCGGCTCGCGTTTCCAAAGCGGCGCAGCAGGCGGGTTCGCATCACTCGACGCGGAAAACGCATGGAACTCGCTGAGAGTATCCGCCGTTCGCGCACAGCGAGCGAACTTACGGAGCTTTTTTATTCATCCCGCAAGAGCCGTGAGAAGCCGTTTATTCTGCTGCTTGACCTAAGCGGGTCCATGGCGCCGTACACGCGCACCCTTTTGCGCTTTGCGCATGTCTTGGCAAGTTGTAGCAAGCATGTGGAAGTGTTCGCATTCAGCGTCGTGTTGACGCGCCTGACACGCGCGCTTACGCTTTCGGCGCGGGATCGCGCACTGTCTGACGCATACCTTTTAGCCAAAGACGCAGAGGGCGGGACGCGTCTTACAGAATCGCTCACGGACTTTGTGCGCGGCGAAGGGAAGTCCCTTTTGCAGCGTGATGCACTCGTGTGGCTCGCGACAGACGGTCTTTTTACAGGCAGTGAGGACGCTTTTTCAAATGCGGTGCAGGCACTTGCGCGGCGCGCCCATCCACTCGTATGGATTTACCCTGGAATTATTCCGCAAAGCACTTCGGACGCGCCGCGCGGGATTGCACATCTGCGGCGTAGCGCGCACATCGCACACAGTGCGCAGACTTTTGACGAACTGGCAGACGCTTATCTGTCCGACCTGTGTGGCGATTGA
- a CDS encoding FAD binding domain-containing protein, with translation MIPSAFAYERAESVDHAIRLLQTAGSDAKLIAGGHSLLPVMKLRLATPQTIVDLGRIEELKKIVVGVDEVVIGALATYARVIRDPQVLEKIPLLAEASRAVGDIQVRNRGTIGGSIAHADPAADVPAVAIALDARIHVATPDGPASFTMDEFVIGPLTTSLPENSLVTSIAFAVPPAGARTAYEKFSHPASGYAVAGVAAVLRVTEGLIDYARVAITGAGDLAYRAHAVERALLGRPATDETVRAAAAFAAQDGEMAEDLFASATYRAHLCQVYAQRALRRCL, from the coding sequence GTGATACCAAGCGCATTTGCGTATGAGCGAGCGGAGTCTGTCGATCACGCCATCCGCCTTTTGCAGACGGCGGGGAGCGACGCCAAACTGATCGCGGGCGGGCACAGCCTATTGCCCGTGATGAAACTGCGGTTGGCAACGCCGCAGACCATCGTTGATCTCGGGCGAATTGAGGAGCTTAAAAAAATTGTGGTGGGCGTTGACGAGGTAGTTATAGGCGCACTCGCGACGTATGCGCGTGTCATCCGCGATCCGCAGGTGCTTGAGAAAATCCCGCTGCTCGCCGAAGCGTCGCGCGCAGTGGGCGACATTCAAGTGCGCAATCGCGGCACGATTGGCGGGAGCATCGCGCACGCGGACCCTGCGGCCGACGTTCCGGCAGTCGCCATCGCCCTCGATGCGCGCATCCATGTGGCAACCCCGGATGGGCCGGCAAGTTTTACGATGGACGAATTTGTCATCGGTCCGCTCACGACGAGTCTGCCGGAAAACAGCCTGGTGACGTCGATCGCGTTTGCGGTTCCGCCGGCTGGCGCGCGCACGGCGTACGAAAAATTTTCTCACCCCGCCTCGGGTTATGCGGTGGCTGGCGTGGCGGCTGTGCTTCGCGTGACAGAGGGCTTGATCGATTACGCGCGTGTGGCGATCACTGGAGCGGGTGATTTGGCGTATCGCGCGCACGCAGTGGAGCGCGCACTACTGGGCCGACCTGCAACTGATGAGACTGTGCGTGCGGCGGCGGCGTTTGCGGCGCAAGACGGTGAGATGGCGGAAGACTTGTTTGCCTCGGCAACCTATCGGGCGCATCTCTGCCAGGTCTACGCGCAACGCGCTTTGCGCCGCTGCCTGTAG
- a CDS encoding Lrp/AsnC family transcriptional regulator, translated as MDSEKRVKLLHMLHENANYTDEMLATLLDEEPAEVRAVIAEAEQSRVILGYSAIVNWDKVDGNGVTAVIDVRVTPQREVGFDAIARRIYRFSEVKSVALMSGAYDLQVVVEGSHLRDVATFVSERLATIEHVTGTATHFLLKTYKADGVIFDDREDEKRLVVAP; from the coding sequence ATGGATTCAGAGAAACGGGTAAAACTGTTGCACATGCTTCATGAAAATGCGAACTATACTGATGAAATGTTGGCAACCCTGCTTGATGAAGAACCCGCTGAGGTGCGCGCGGTGATTGCGGAAGCGGAGCAGTCGCGCGTGATTCTTGGCTACTCGGCGATTGTCAATTGGGACAAGGTGGACGGAAACGGCGTCACGGCTGTGATCGATGTGCGGGTGACCCCGCAGCGCGAGGTGGGGTTTGACGCGATTGCGCGCCGTATCTATCGCTTTTCGGAGGTCAAGTCGGTGGCGCTGATGTCGGGAGCCTACGATCTGCAAGTGGTCGTAGAGGGCAGCCACCTGCGCGATGTCGCGACATTTGTCTCAGAACGCCTCGCGACGATCGAGCACGTGACAGGCACGGCGACGCACTTTCTCCTGAAGACGTATAAGGCGGATGGGGTCATCTTTGACGACCGCGAAGACGAAAAACGCTTGGTTGTCGCACCGTGA
- a CDS encoding alpha/beta hydrolase fold domain-containing protein: MLIYPMIEPERFDSPSYCKYADNVNLTRDALIWFWDQYAPKGTARKLPDLCPREASAEGLAPAFVLVAECDPLRSEGEAYAEHLRAAGVAVSFQCVSGLIHGYFSTDWGLPEREEALHAAADSLRQALHAAQ, encoded by the coding sequence ATGCTGATCTACCCGATGATTGAGCCGGAGCGATTTGACTCGCCGTCGTATTGCAAATACGCGGACAATGTCAATCTGACCAGAGATGCGCTGATCTGGTTTTGGGATCAGTACGCGCCAAAAGGCACAGCGCGAAAGCTGCCCGACCTTTGTCCGCGCGAGGCGTCGGCAGAGGGGCTCGCGCCTGCGTTCGTACTCGTGGCAGAGTGCGATCCTTTGCGTTCGGAGGGAGAGGCGTACGCAGAACATCTGCGCGCGGCGGGTGTCGCAGTTTCATTTCAGTGCGTATCGGGGCTGATTCACGGCTATTTCAGCACGGACTGGGGACTGCCTGAGCGGGAAGAAGCGCTGCACGCGGCGGCGGATTCGTTGCGCCAGGCACTGCACGCGGCGCAATAA
- a CDS encoding (2Fe-2S)-binding protein, translating into MSETISLSLTINGKPHTVDVEPRTLLVHLLRDTLQMTGTHIGCDTSQCGACTVLLNGSAVKSCTVLAVQADGEQVTTVEGLGTLENLHPIQQGFWEKHGLQCGFCTPGVMMAATDLLAHNPNPTEEEIRDGLEGVLCRCTGYQNIVRAVQYAAQQMNQQVGEPEVAAEAEGGRG; encoded by the coding sequence ATGAGCGAGACGATATCTCTTTCACTGACGATCAACGGGAAACCGCATACGGTTGACGTTGAGCCGCGCACACTCTTGGTGCACCTTCTTCGCGATACGCTGCAAATGACGGGCACGCACATTGGCTGTGACACAAGTCAATGCGGCGCATGCACAGTTCTCTTAAATGGAAGCGCTGTCAAATCATGTACGGTTCTCGCCGTTCAGGCAGACGGTGAGCAGGTGACGACTGTTGAAGGCCTCGGAACGCTTGAGAATCTCCACCCGATCCAGCAAGGATTTTGGGAAAAACACGGTCTGCAGTGCGGGTTTTGCACGCCAGGCGTCATGATGGCGGCGACCGATCTGCTCGCGCACAATCCAAATCCTACGGAAGAGGAAATTCGCGACGGTCTCGAAGGCGTACTCTGCCGCTGTACGGGCTATCAAAACATCGTGCGCGCCGTGCAATACGCGGCCCAGCAGATGAACCAACAGGTGGGCGAGCCAGAAGTGGCAGCCGAAGCGGAAGGAGGGCGCGGCTGA
- a CDS encoding aminotransferase class I/II-fold pyridoxal phosphate-dependent enzyme gives MSAFEGKLSPLVEQLAPSGIRRFFDLASQMDDVISLGVGEPDFVTPWHVREACFYALERGYTTYTANAGLPALRDAIAQYLETFDLSYDPKDEVLVTVGGSEAIDLALRAVVQPGDEVLIPEPAYVSYEPCAILAGATVKKIATRAMDQFRLTEAALRDALTPRSKVLILCAPNNPTGAILDRAALAQIASVAIAHDLLVISDEIYAELTYGVRHVSVASLPGMKERTIVISGMSKAYAMTGWRIGYATAPRDVLAAMVKIHQYTMLCAPIMGQMAALEALKNGERERQAMVEQYDQRRRFVVKRLREIGLACHEPQGAFYAFPDIRASGLSSEAFAERLLKAERVAVVPGAVFGPSGEGFVRCSYATSLAQLERAFERMDRFLNS, from the coding sequence GTGAGCGCGTTTGAAGGAAAGCTCTCGCCTCTTGTCGAACAACTTGCGCCATCCGGAATTCGCCGTTTTTTTGATTTGGCGAGCCAAATGGACGACGTCATCTCGCTTGGCGTCGGCGAACCTGATTTTGTCACGCCGTGGCACGTGCGCGAGGCTTGCTTTTACGCGCTTGAACGCGGGTACACAACCTACACGGCGAATGCGGGATTGCCCGCGTTGCGCGATGCGATTGCGCAATACCTAGAAACGTTTGATTTATCGTATGACCCAAAAGATGAAGTACTGGTGACAGTTGGCGGGAGCGAGGCGATCGATCTCGCGCTGCGCGCCGTGGTTCAACCGGGGGATGAGGTTTTGATCCCGGAGCCGGCGTATGTTTCGTATGAACCTTGTGCGATCCTTGCCGGGGCGACGGTGAAAAAGATTGCGACACGCGCGATGGATCAGTTTCGCTTGACGGAAGCTGCCTTGCGCGATGCACTGACACCGCGCAGCAAGGTGCTGATCCTGTGCGCCCCGAACAACCCGACGGGGGCCATCCTCGATCGCGCCGCACTTGCGCAGATTGCAAGCGTCGCGATTGCGCACGACCTGTTGGTCATCAGCGACGAAATCTATGCGGAACTTACCTACGGGGTGCGCCATGTAAGCGTCGCAAGCCTGCCTGGTATGAAAGAGCGCACGATAGTGATCAGCGGCATGTCAAAGGCGTACGCGATGACTGGCTGGCGCATTGGCTACGCGACGGCGCCGCGCGACGTGCTTGCGGCCATGGTCAAGATACATCAGTACACGATGCTGTGCGCGCCGATCATGGGGCAGATGGCGGCGCTTGAGGCACTGAAAAACGGCGAGCGTGAGCGGCAAGCGATGGTGGAGCAGTACGATCAGCGGAGGCGCTTTGTCGTCAAGCGCCTGCGTGAGATCGGGCTTGCCTGTCACGAACCGCAAGGCGCGTTTTATGCGTTTCCGGACATTCGCGCGTCTGGACTTTCTTCCGAGGCGTTCGCAGAACGGCTTTTAAAGGCGGAGCGCGTCGCAGTCGTGCCGGGCGCCGTGTTTGGGCCGTCTGGCGAAGGATTTGTCCGCTGTTCCTACGCGACGTCACTCGCTCAACTCGAGCGGGCGTTTGAGCGGATGGACCGATTTTTGAATTCGTGA
- a CDS encoding alpha/beta hydrolase, translating to MALKPAVKALLETMKASGAKPIYEQDVLEARAQREEVARQMKTDLRPVYEVREIYIAGKGGPLTLRMYRPNRDERLPVLVYFHGGGFVVGSVETVDDTCRALANYAQIAVVSVDYRLAPEHPYPAAIDDAYDATRWVAQNGHKLGFDPARIAVGGDSAGGNLAAATAIRAAQSRGVFDWISDADLPDD from the coding sequence GTGGCGTTGAAACCTGCTGTGAAAGCGTTGCTTGAGACCATGAAGGCGAGCGGCGCAAAACCGATCTATGAGCAAGATGTCTTAGAGGCGCGCGCGCAGCGCGAAGAGGTGGCGCGCCAGATGAAGACGGACCTTCGCCCGGTTTATGAGGTGCGCGAGATTTACATCGCGGGAAAGGGCGGGCCGCTCACCCTGCGCATGTACCGCCCAAATCGCGATGAACGGCTTCCGGTTCTCGTCTATTTTCACGGAGGCGGGTTTGTGGTGGGCAGCGTGGAGACTGTCGATGACACGTGTCGCGCGCTCGCCAATTACGCGCAGATCGCAGTGGTGTCTGTGGATTATCGGCTTGCGCCGGAGCATCCGTATCCGGCGGCGATTGATGACGCGTACGACGCGACGCGCTGGGTTGCGCAAAACGGGCATAAGCTCGGATTCGATCCCGCGCGCATCGCGGTCGGCGGGGATAGCGCGGGTGGCAACCTGGCGGCGGCGACGGCCATTCGCGCGGCGCAATCGCGGGGAGTTTTCGATTGGATATCAGATGCTGATCTACCCGATGATTGA
- a CDS encoding alkaline phosphatase family protein: MKTHRFDHIVVLMLENRSFDHVAGYLYDPNAMNERERPARGQPFDGVADKTLSNPLPGFGSSAAHAVYVRPATSLDIPQVDPGETFTHVSRQIYGTYPVFHGQRDAKMNGFVKDFARVLQEKGLARADDAPFADGLRQIMQCYTPESLPVLSGLARSYAVCDRYFSSVPSQTWANRAFLHAGTSRGLVNNQPYTEWVKNASPTLFNRISEAKREDLSWRVYYSVKDILPLTLMIHLPALFPYAWTHFSPLDQFYEDCARGTLPSYAYLEPQFLGPDANDQHPPSSMLPGEWLLFRVYEALRASPCFERTLLIVTYDEHGGCYDHVPPPAAVPPDPHKPLGQCNFRFDRLGVRVCTVLVSPYIEQGTVFRPRDASGKEVPADHTAILHTATERFGLSHLTERDRHAVDLAQVLTRSTARTDAPRFMPHPYYGTPVTARGEHRGQRDLHELFHAALTSLGDHAREVFTWFETRR; encoded by the coding sequence ATGAAAACGCATCGATTCGATCACATCGTAGTGCTTATGCTCGAAAATCGTTCATTTGATCATGTGGCGGGGTACCTGTACGATCCGAACGCAATGAACGAGAGGGAGCGACCTGCACGCGGACAGCCGTTTGACGGGGTGGCTGACAAGACACTTAGCAATCCGCTTCCAGGATTCGGGTCGAGCGCTGCACACGCGGTATACGTCAGGCCTGCCACATCGCTTGACATTCCTCAAGTCGATCCAGGCGAGACGTTCACACACGTATCTCGACAGATCTATGGAACGTATCCCGTCTTTCACGGGCAGCGCGACGCAAAAATGAATGGGTTTGTGAAGGATTTTGCGCGTGTGTTGCAAGAGAAAGGTTTGGCACGTGCGGATGATGCGCCGTTTGCCGACGGACTCCGGCAGATCATGCAGTGTTATACGCCAGAGTCGCTTCCGGTATTATCCGGGCTCGCGCGCTCTTATGCTGTGTGTGATCGCTATTTCTCCTCCGTGCCAAGCCAAACGTGGGCAAACCGCGCGTTTCTTCACGCTGGCACATCGCGTGGACTCGTGAACAACCAGCCGTACACTGAGTGGGTGAAAAATGCGTCGCCTACGCTCTTTAACCGCATTTCCGAAGCCAAACGGGAAGATCTTTCGTGGCGCGTCTACTACAGCGTCAAAGACATCCTTCCACTGACGCTTATGATTCACTTGCCTGCTCTGTTCCCTTACGCTTGGACCCATTTTTCCCCGCTCGATCAGTTCTATGAGGACTGCGCGCGCGGCACACTTCCGAGTTACGCGTATCTTGAGCCGCAGTTTCTCGGACCTGACGCAAACGACCAACACCCACCGTCATCCATGCTCCCGGGAGAGTGGCTTTTATTTCGCGTGTATGAGGCGCTTCGCGCGAGCCCGTGCTTTGAGCGAACACTGCTGATTGTGACGTACGATGAACACGGGGGATGCTATGACCACGTTCCGCCGCCTGCCGCTGTTCCACCAGATCCACACAAACCGCTTGGTCAGTGCAATTTTCGCTTTGACCGCCTGGGTGTCCGCGTATGTACCGTGTTGGTTTCTCCCTACATCGAACAAGGGACCGTCTTTCGCCCGCGTGACGCCTCAGGCAAAGAAGTGCCCGCCGACCATACGGCGATTCTGCATACGGCGACAGAGCGCTTTGGCCTTTCCCACCTGACAGAACGCGACCGGCATGCGGTCGATTTGGCGCAAGTGCTTACGCGCTCCACAGCGCGCACTGACGCGCCGCGGTTTATGCCCCATCCTTATTACGGCACACCGGTGACGGCGCGCGGCGAGCATCGCGGACAGCGTGATCTGCACGAACTGTTTCACGCGGCGCTTACAAGCCTTGGTGACCACGCGCGGGAGGTCTTTACATGGTTTGAGACGCGCCGTTGA
- a CDS encoding xanthine dehydrogenase family protein molybdopterin-binding subunit, whose protein sequence is MATVFGTKVKRREDPRLITGNGTYSDDVALPGMLYAMILRSPYAHANIRSIDVAKARNAAGVVAVYTGKDILGKVGAIPTAWLPPNSDIKTTVHPALAHDVVRYVGDGVALVVAESRYAARDALDLIEVDYEPLDVVVDQRAAMQEGAPLVHGDAPNNIAFHWKAGDAPDVLFAEAEVVVRHEFRQQRLIPNPMETRATTASYNAGTGELTLHLTSQNPHIHRFLLSLILGIPEHKLRIVSVDVGGGFGAKIACYPDEALVGFASMELGRPVKWMEDRREHFLATTHGRDMILDVELAGKRDGTMTAIRVKNIANMGAYLSTAGPGVPTILFGLIVPGAYQFAHAEVDVYGVFTNTTPTDAYRGAGRPEATYVLERMVDLFANEIGKDPVEVRRKNLIRADQFPYTTPLGLEYDSGQYHLALERALEMLSYQELRQQQEQWRKEGRLIGIGCTTYVEICGLGPSQVAGAVGFQGGLWESSTVRVHPTGKITAFTGASPHGQGEETTFAQIVSDRLGVPVEDIEIVHGDTARIAMGWGTYGSRTTPVGGNALAVATDRVIEKANKIAAHMLEAAEEDVTFSAGKFSIKGSTERSVTFQEVTLQAYLAWNLPKGVEPGLEGHAFYDPVNFVYPFGTHLCVVEIDPDTGEVSLLRYIAVDDCGRVINPLIAEGQVHGGIVQGIGQALYEGAVYDEEGQLLTGTFMDYAMPKARFFPEMETAFTETPAPQNPLGVKGIGETGTIASTPTVVNAVIDALKPFHVRDLNMPLTPERVWRAMNEGRSQA, encoded by the coding sequence ATGGCGACAGTCTTTGGCACAAAAGTCAAGCGTCGGGAAGATCCGCGCCTGATCACGGGAAATGGCACGTACTCGGATGATGTTGCGCTGCCTGGCATGCTCTATGCGATGATTCTGCGCAGTCCCTATGCGCATGCGAACATTCGCTCGATCGATGTTGCGAAGGCAAGAAACGCGGCAGGCGTTGTCGCGGTGTACACGGGAAAAGACATTCTCGGCAAAGTGGGGGCGATTCCGACAGCGTGGCTGCCGCCAAACTCCGACATAAAGACAACGGTTCATCCGGCGCTTGCGCACGACGTTGTGCGCTATGTCGGGGATGGTGTCGCGCTCGTTGTCGCAGAGAGCCGCTACGCGGCGCGCGACGCGCTCGATTTGATCGAGGTTGACTATGAGCCGCTTGATGTCGTCGTCGATCAGCGCGCGGCGATGCAGGAAGGCGCTCCGCTTGTGCATGGGGATGCGCCAAACAATATTGCCTTTCACTGGAAGGCAGGCGATGCGCCAGACGTTTTGTTTGCAGAGGCGGAAGTGGTCGTGCGCCACGAGTTTCGCCAGCAGCGGCTGATTCCAAACCCGATGGAGACGCGTGCGACGACGGCCTCGTACAATGCGGGGACTGGAGAGCTGACGCTCCATCTCACATCCCAGAATCCGCACATTCACCGCTTCTTGCTTTCGCTTATTCTCGGCATTCCTGAACATAAGTTGCGCATCGTGTCCGTCGATGTGGGCGGCGGGTTTGGTGCAAAAATCGCCTGTTACCCGGACGAGGCGCTCGTTGGGTTCGCGTCGATGGAGCTTGGCCGCCCTGTCAAGTGGATGGAAGATCGACGCGAGCATTTTCTCGCGACAACGCATGGACGCGACATGATCCTGGACGTTGAGCTCGCGGGAAAGCGCGATGGAACGATGACTGCGATTCGCGTAAAAAACATCGCCAACATGGGCGCGTACCTCTCGACGGCAGGACCTGGCGTGCCGACGATCCTGTTTGGCTTGATCGTGCCTGGCGCGTATCAGTTTGCGCACGCCGAAGTGGATGTGTACGGCGTGTTTACTAACACGACGCCGACGGACGCGTATCGCGGTGCGGGTCGCCCAGAGGCCACGTATGTGCTCGAACGCATGGTGGACCTGTTTGCAAATGAGATTGGAAAGGATCCGGTGGAGGTTCGCCGCAAAAATTTGATTCGCGCCGACCAGTTTCCGTACACCACACCGCTTGGTCTTGAGTATGACAGTGGTCAGTATCATCTGGCGCTCGAGCGCGCCTTAGAGATGCTGTCTTACCAAGAGCTGCGGCAACAGCAGGAGCAGTGGCGAAAAGAAGGGCGACTCATTGGCATCGGGTGCACAACTTACGTTGAGATTTGCGGATTGGGACCGTCTCAGGTCGCAGGCGCCGTAGGGTTTCAAGGCGGTCTCTGGGAAAGCTCGACGGTGCGTGTGCATCCGACAGGAAAGATCACGGCGTTTACAGGCGCATCCCCGCACGGTCAGGGTGAAGAGACGACATTTGCGCAAATCGTGTCAGATCGACTTGGCGTGCCTGTCGAAGACATCGAGATTGTCCACGGAGACACTGCGCGGATTGCCATGGGCTGGGGCACGTACGGTTCGCGCACAACGCCAGTTGGCGGCAACGCGCTCGCGGTGGCGACCGATCGCGTGATCGAAAAAGCGAACAAAATCGCCGCCCACATGCTGGAGGCGGCGGAAGAGGATGTGACCTTTTCGGCTGGGAAATTCTCGATCAAAGGAAGTACTGAGCGCAGCGTGACGTTTCAGGAGGTGACGCTTCAGGCATACCTTGCCTGGAATCTGCCTAAAGGGGTCGAACCGGGCCTTGAAGGGCACGCCTTTTATGATCCGGTCAATTTCGTATACCCATTTGGCACACACCTCTGTGTCGTTGAGATTGATCCTGACACAGGCGAGGTTTCCCTTCTGCGCTATATCGCAGTGGATGACTGTGGCCGAGTGATCAATCCGCTGATCGCGGAAGGGCAGGTTCACGGCGGGATCGTTCAAGGAATCGGGCAGGCGCTCTACGAAGGTGCGGTCTATGACGAAGAAGGTCAACTGCTCACCGGGACGTTTATGGACTACGCGATGCCAAAGGCGCGCTTTTTTCCGGAGATGGAGACTGCGTTCACAGAGACACCTGCGCCGCAAAATCCACTCGGCGTCAAAGGCATTGGCGAGACCGGAACGATCGCCTCGACGCCGACGGTGGTCAATGCCGTGATCGATGCGCTGAAGCCTTTTCATGTCAGGGATTTGAACATGCCGCTTACGCCTGAGCGCGTCTGGCGCGCCATGAATGAGGGGAGGAGTCAGGCGTGA
- a CDS encoding AAA family ATPase: protein MISLASVEQVEALLEEHGYIAERSLCTAVFLALRLERPLFLEGEAGVGKTEIAKTLANALSRPLLRLQCYEGIDRQTALYDWNYARQLLHIRLREAGRVDQGDMGWEKRVEDEVYSERFLLRRPLLQAISTTPAPVLLIDEVDRSDAEFEAFLLELLAEFQVTIPELGTIRASEKPLVILTSNRTRELHDALKRRCLYYWIDYPTIEKEMRIVTAHVPGLAQALTHSLCLFIQRLREEPLYKVPGLAETIYFAQALEALNVRVLDEAVLRDTMGCLLKYRDDLELLTGESGRSRVANLLAKV from the coding sequence ATGATTTCGCTTGCGTCGGTTGAACAAGTGGAGGCCTTGCTTGAGGAGCATGGGTATATCGCAGAGCGCAGTCTTTGCACGGCTGTGTTTCTGGCGCTGCGTCTGGAGCGACCGCTTTTTCTTGAAGGGGAGGCGGGGGTCGGTAAAACTGAGATTGCCAAAACTCTCGCAAATGCCCTCTCGCGTCCGCTTCTTCGTCTGCAGTGCTACGAAGGGATCGATCGGCAGACGGCGCTTTACGACTGGAATTACGCGCGCCAACTCCTCCATATTCGCCTGCGCGAGGCGGGGCGGGTTGATCAAGGAGACATGGGGTGGGAAAAGCGCGTCGAAGATGAGGTGTACAGCGAGCGTTTTCTCCTTCGTCGTCCCCTTTTGCAAGCGATTTCCACGACGCCGGCACCTGTGCTTTTAATCGATGAGGTGGATCGCAGCGACGCAGAGTTTGAGGCGTTTTTGCTCGAACTGCTGGCGGAGTTTCAGGTGACGATTCCGGAACTCGGGACGATTCGCGCGTCAGAAAAGCCACTGGTCATCCTGACGTCAAATCGCACGCGCGAGTTGCATGATGCGCTGAAACGGCGCTGTCTCTATTACTGGATCGATTATCCGACGATTGAAAAAGAAATGCGCATCGTCACAGCGCATGTCCCGGGACTGGCGCAAGCCCTGACGCACTCCCTGTGCCTGTTTATCCAGCGTTTGCGCGAGGAGCCTCTCTATAAAGTTCCGGGACTTGCCGAGACGATCTATTTTGCCCAGGCGCTTGAAGCGCTGAACGTTCGTGTTTTGGATGAGGCTGTCCTTCGCGACACCATGGGGTGTCTGCTTAAGTATCGGGACGACCTTGAACTATTGACAGGTGAGAGTGGGCGGTCGCGTGTCGCAAACCTGCTCGCAAAGGTATAG